A genomic segment from Thermoplasmataceae archaeon encodes:
- a CDS encoding dihydroorotate dehydrogenase, whose amino-acid sequence MSNRLQTVISGLRLDNPLILASGILDENGYTMKRILKEGAAAVVTKSIGSAERSGYKPPVVVEIGGGNMINAIGLANPGIENFGNEVKIAREAGKPVIGSIFGADAEEFSNLAKKMASYGVSGIELNLSCPHVKGVGQEIGSDPDLVESIVGEVKRSVNIPVFAKLSPNVSDIMELAKAADRADALVLINTVRAMAIDVYARRPVLSNVYGGLSGPAIKPVGLRYVYEVKKETGKEIIGVGGIQSAEDTLEYIMAGASCVEIGTALHTGGRSVFRAISRDLENLMASEKLDSISDTIGMAIQR is encoded by the coding sequence ATGTCGAACAGACTCCAAACCGTGATTTCCGGGCTAAGGCTAGATAATCCCCTGATCCTTGCTTCTGGGATTCTTGATGAGAATGGATACACAATGAAGAGAATACTCAAGGAAGGGGCCGCGGCAGTTGTGACAAAGTCAATCGGATCTGCTGAGAGGAGCGGATACAAACCACCGGTAGTTGTTGAGATCGGCGGTGGCAATATGATCAATGCCATAGGTCTCGCAAATCCAGGCATTGAGAATTTTGGAAATGAGGTCAAGATTGCCAGGGAAGCAGGCAAACCAGTCATCGGCAGCATTTTCGGAGCTGACGCCGAGGAGTTTTCAAACCTGGCAAAAAAGATGGCGTCATATGGTGTTTCCGGTATAGAACTAAACCTTTCCTGCCCACACGTGAAGGGTGTCGGCCAGGAGATAGGATCTGATCCTGATCTGGTGGAGAGCATTGTGGGGGAAGTGAAACGTTCGGTCAATATCCCAGTTTTTGCAAAACTCAGTCCCAACGTGAGCGACATCATGGAACTGGCAAAGGCAGCGGACCGAGCCGACGCTCTTGTGCTCATTAATACTGTGAGAGCAATGGCCATAGATGTCTACGCCAGGCGGCCGGTTCTGAGTAACGTATATGGGGGCCTTTCAGGACCAGCTATTAAACCTGTTGGATTGAGATATGTATACGAGGTCAAGAAAGAAACTGGGAAAGAGATTATCGGTGTTGGAGGGATCCAGAGTGCCGAAGATACCTTGGAATACATCATGGCAGGGGCATCTTGCGTAGAGATAGGCACAGCACTCCACACTGGGGGAAGGAGCGTATTCCGAGCAATCTCTCGGGATCTTGAGAATCTCATGGCCAGTGAGAAACTTGATTCAATAAGCGATACTATCGGGATGGCGATTCAGAGATGA
- a CDS encoding dihydroorotate dehydrogenase electron transfer subunit: protein MIHSTVVRVDQNTPTVRSIGFKWDCKVLPGQFIMVWIPGIGEIPISLSSTGNLKEITVKSYGPASDALTKLETGSRIFFRGPYGRPFTLVKGKTLLIGGGSGMASLKPLINERSYAIVSARTRDELLFSDKIHEGNLHLVTDDGSIGIKGTPLNALEKLNLTEFEMIYVCGPEIMLKKIFDSLRGKKVRAEFAMERTMKCGIGVCDSCSIDGLQLCRDGSIFSMEEVMEMEEFGRTKLSESGRRIILNY, encoded by the coding sequence ATGATACATTCCACCGTTGTCAGGGTTGATCAGAATACGCCTACGGTGAGATCCATAGGTTTTAAGTGGGATTGCAAGGTCTTGCCGGGACAGTTCATCATGGTGTGGATCCCTGGAATTGGCGAGATACCAATATCTCTGTCGTCCACTGGTAACCTGAAAGAAATCACGGTGAAGAGCTATGGCCCGGCATCGGATGCCCTCACGAAGCTTGAAACAGGATCCAGAATATTCTTCCGAGGGCCATACGGGAGACCTTTTACACTGGTGAAAGGTAAAACACTGCTTATCGGCGGCGGATCGGGGATGGCTTCACTTAAGCCGCTCATAAATGAGAGGTCTTATGCCATAGTCTCGGCCAGAACGAGGGATGAACTCCTATTCAGCGATAAAATTCATGAGGGAAACCTTCACTTAGTAACAGATGACGGATCTATCGGCATAAAGGGGACTCCACTCAACGCCCTTGAAAAGCTCAATCTGACAGAATTTGAAATGATTTATGTTTGCGGGCCCGAAATAATGCTGAAGAAGATCTTTGACTCTCTCAGAGGAAAAAAGGTGAGGGCTGAATTTGCAATGGAGAGGACTATGAAATGCGGAATAGGAGTCTGCGACTCCTGCTCTATAGACGGGCTACAACTATGCAGGGACGGGTCCATCTTTTCAATGGAAGAGGTTATGGAGATGGAGGAGTTTGGAAGAACCAAACTTTCCGAATCTGGCAGAAGAATAATCCTCAACTACTGA